Within the Palaemon carinicauda isolate YSFRI2023 unplaced genomic scaffold, ASM3689809v2 scaffold3055, whole genome shotgun sequence genome, the region gaattttcgaggaatgcagctcgctcaggttcaccctagagcacagcctccaaggacgtctccccttccttgatgtccttgtagaaacaagcaatgatagttttagtacctcggtgtacgtaaaaccaacgaatctcggcctatgtctgaatggtgacagcgagtgccctagtcggtataaaactgccaccattaaggcttttattcggagagccatttctcactgttcttcgtggagaggcacccacgaggaacttgacagagttactaaaattctggtcaataatggcttcacgaataaggacattaatcggcaaattaaaaaagaaatcgagaaatggtaccagaatgaaggccctaatgataccaacacgccagcaaaaataaatctttactataaaggcattatgagcgtaaactacaacgaagaagaaaagattatgaaaaatataataaaaaacaacgtttttgccacggcagaggatactgaaatcaacctcataatttattaccaatcagcaaaaacacgagacttgataatgaaaaacaaccctgcccccgccatgcaagatgacttgaaaaagacgaacgtagtgtaccgatataaatgccctgtccaggaatgtcctggcacctacatcgggatgacgacaatgcgtctttctaagagattatcttgccacgtgcaacagggtgcaataaaaatgcattgcctccaaaaacataatttcatgacaacaagggagcatatagtgaaaaatgtaacaatcatcggccatgcccctgacagtagacgtctccggataatggaagctatttttattcaacaacaaagacctaacctcaacaccacgcaagaagggaccttattgccaacatgtataaggtcccctatcaacaatagtccaggcaataacaactatgacaggactgatatagctgaaggtcaaaacggggattatctcctgacagaaccagagccagtaatcccaccaaacatcccggcgaggcagaggccaccacccaataggattaacggtctccgccctagggcggttcttaaccagtgaagatggaatctcgtagcaggactccgtatataagccatcaaaacaacacctgcatttcagttcactcttgacaatgagcagaaaaccttctcactgctcgaaaccggttgagtcgaaggatgtgttaaacttaacaccacgtaatttataaattttgtataaaagtgacaattactttgtgtgcactaacattgtgatagtgttttatactttgtacatattatctgtacttttataatgtgttgtgatatattaaagacaaattgtgaatgatatggtcttcatcaccttcctattgatatgtccctttcccagttactgacggattgttcaaatgaagagaagaagataataagaacaatagaaaaagttaattacaagattaacgccactgaggcagcaatcacttttaataaaacctgcttaaaagagggtctactcccaaaataaataataataataataataattttaataataataataataataataataataataataataataataataataataataataataataattacaattttaataataataataataataataataataataataataataataatgataataataataataataataataataattttaataattataataataataattacaattttaataataataataataataataataatattaataataataatattaataataataataataataataataataataatagtaataataataataatgataataataataataataataataataataataataataataataataataataataataattacaattttaataataataataataataataataataataataataataataataataataataataatattaataataataataataataataattacaattttaataataataataataattttaataatattaataataataataataataataataataataataattttaataataataataataataataataataataataataataataataataataataataataataattttaataatattagtaataataataataataataataataataataataataataataataataataataataataataataataataataaataataataataataattttaataataataataataattttaataataataataataataataataataataataataataacaataataataataataataataataataataatattaataataaaaataataataataataataataataataataataatcttaataataataataataataataataataataataattttaataataataataataataataataattacaattttaataataataataataataataataataataataataataataataataatgataataataataataatgataataataataataataataataataatagtaataataataataattttaataataataataataataataataataataataataataataataataataataataataataataataataataataataataataatattaataataataataataattttaataataataataataataatgataataataataataataataataatgataataataataataataataataataataataataataattttaataataataataatattaataataataataataataataataataataataataataataatgataataataataataatgatgataataataataataataataataataataataataataataataataataataataataataataataataataattacaattttaataataataataataataataataataataataataataataataataataataataaagataataataataataataataataataataataataataatattaataataataatgataatcataataataatgataataatgtataaaatatatatttaaatatatattcctataatattttgttaaaagtttatggatattttgggtgactgagaaattttctttatgatcggtaattaccttacttggagaaacattccttggaatgggtaattatctccgtagtttactttagaatttctttgtatttgttactttcaatttgtttattctaatttaattcaggtttgttcaattaatgtttgaggctttatttttcctatatcactgtaaataaaattgtgctaattaaccgacctcagccttcattgtgcaaaccaaagtaaataggagttaaagataactactaactacctaattttctgaatattccgagccaaacaactctacgaagtaacttcGAAGTCCCTGTTGGAAGGGAAaagcagtccaacaccaaccgtcaagaagtgattactctccttcacctcaacttaccttgggacattttaccggttctatttgtcgtcgtagtgctggactttttctaaattactctacaacgatgggactcattgtgtttagtgctacgaaaaccgagtgtaaaactatgaagaactaaattaactctacaccccgtctgatgaatgtggaggcgaccaacagcaaaggctatggaatcatcgtacccatgctctttttcatcctatgaagtcattagaaggtgggtcattgtattgattggcacaatagtagtggcatttctttggtgacttttatcatcctcaagtcaaaaaataaataaagccttgaactcagtaattgaaaatcgctcttgaaactaggtttgtttataggctactctaattaaaattatcaattgtcgaccttaaattgcttgttaattgaaattcggccttttaacgtatattcttaagtgatgccctcatcgcatatatttcatttgttaattaggtcaaaatattgaaattgttgacttttgatttgcaattttaaaatttaatattgaaTTGATATTAGctttggaggtgaatttaactttttgatttacctttatatattgtaaacaattttagtgtagtcaaaaattatattgatatttccatttaaacaattctatacaaattctggttttcaatttgaattgggtggttaaagatttacctatcttttaggtctggctcaaggtggagtggaaagcttgggacaggagtacatctgccaatgcttctaggtttgctttaccagaagcaatcgctactccaagtgaactagcatcaactgacaaccaactatatataataaatttgtcaagattatttaaaatctacagatgttagtttctgtattacaaataaatattttgttataacacggtcgtttgtcctaagtcattttttctgctcatggcgaccgtgacaggattgaggatgttggttgttaagagttgctgctggttcgcttccaagctagtcagacgaggtgtaatttaacatttatatttccttggttaaattttaagattacgtatatttccattgccgtttttactttattaggctttatattcttactgaaactggtaccaagatgactgagttattgattaaatcacgaaaatatgttagaaagtccgttactgaaatttacaataagaaggatcagttttcatcatatagtgatattgaacgttctacactaaaactgaggcttgaaggacatttcacgaaattatctgacttagattctaaaatacaaaattcaaagttttctactgaatgtgatgaagctgctttgttagttgagcttgatgcatgtgaacagtacaaaactaaaattcaagagagcatctctactttacaaaatttacctcaggttcggcatctgcctatagataatcagtcacatcagtccttgttaaagagtccccatgctcctttaccaaccttcaatagtactgaaggcgaagatcttgggaagttttttgtagaatttgaacaaaccctttcaaagtttaagttcccagaatatgataagttattgttgttaaaacagcaggtaaagggaagagctcttacattaattaacactttggatgttcaaagtcagagttatgctgatgcaaaagctttgctagagaaggctttaggctcaagagaagttcaaatttttaataccataaagcaaatatcttcaataaaactttcagatgatgatgatccttttgaatatattgggaaagtaagcaatttagtagcaagcgttaggaccttaaatattgatgttgacatgtttcttcagtttttcttctggaatggtttaaatgagaaattcaagtgtcatatgactgccataactaacaaaattaggccatctcttgcagagattagggataatttctttgatgctagtgagagatatttacaaggtaaaaaatgtaagaaagttgagaaacaaaagtctgacactactagctttgctgccaaggtttcttttgactctaaagtaggtaaatgcagcatttgtagtagattaggcaaagatccaagtcattttttgagtaaatgtcctaactttgtttctagcaaagataaaagaacaaaattggaggaactgggtgcttgctcaaagtgtggctatccaagtcatatattatcagaatgcagattcagatttaattcTAAATGTAAAAACTGCAAgggctggcatatgtcatttttgtgtcccgatgaaaaaggtgctaccagtattaaagaaaatccaaattccgaaaagaaaaaaggtaaagccagtaacagtacagataaagttagaaactctgagagtggtaatggagatgttgttggtagttcaagcagtagtgttgctgctataactgaagttttaaattgtgaggttgagggatatacaattttgccaacttttaatatttcaattaaaggtaccaatctcagggtccttaaagacactggatgtcaagcaaattacattgaagaaaatttggctcaagatttaaatttgaaagttgtaaataatggagtttctttaaccattaatggtattaattcctctaagagttataagactaaacaagttgaaattgagttgccaattggtagcaatagttacattgtatatgcattttgtcttccctcaattgatgtttcattgcagttacctgggttaaatgaagtagtcagtgggtttgtttcaaagggatacaagctagcagatcagggattgttaaattctacagataggatagacaatattaaatttatattaggatcagagtccttgcattgtatccctgaaaaggatatagtatttggaaaatccaatgactccatttattctgatacatgcttgggtatattattaaagggagacataaataaattaaagagcaatttaagattcttgaagccttgttcttccatgaagtcaaatgtgcaacatatgttaaaagctgtaaatgtacttccaacagggacgaaagagaacgtttcagtagaatcttcatctttaaatgacctggagacttctaatacatatgagttgtttgatgatgatggtcagataatagaatctgagttgaatagggctacaaatgaatgcttagaactctcttgtaaatattatgttggggaagacagaggtcaatatcatgaagataatgtagaactgaatgacaggcttatagagtatgctttagaagaaacccataggactgctgatggaagattgtgtatgccactattatggaacccgaaagttagtcatctactaggccgcaactacaatttagccaaatcagtgttgaaaacccttacTTCTAAATTAGAAAAATTCCCTGATAAGTTAGCCTTAGTAAATGACACCTTTAAGACTCAGGAGACATTAGGCATCATAGAAAGAATTGATAATATTGAGGATTTTATGGATACTCATCCTGAACATAGTTTCATGCCTTTCATGGGGGTCTTTAAACCAGAGAGGGAGACCACTAAATGCCGTGtagtttttctttctaatttgtatGAAAAAAGTTCTAAATCCCCAACTGCAGTTAGTCACAACATGGCAATATTTCCTGGGCCTTCATTAAACCAAAAGTTAGCCTCCGCTCTCCTACAGTTAAGATTTGGTAAGTTTTTATTAtgctttgatcttgaaaaggcattcaATCAAATTGCTTTGCCAGAAAAGGATCAAAATAGGCTACTGTTTCTTTGGTATAGAAATATTGAGAAAGCAGATTATTCATTAGTAGGGTATAAATGTTCTAGGTTAAGTTTCGGATTGAGGTGTAGTCCCACAATTCTCATGTTGGCCctctttaaaattttgatattggaTGAAGCGCCGGACACCAAAATTAACAGGATGAAGTCTCTTGTATATCAACTAATGTATATGGACAATGGGGCATACATTACAGATGAGGAAGCTGATCTTAAGTGGGCATATTCTGTGCTTCCTGATATATTCATACCTTATAGATTTAACTTGCAACAGTTTGCAACAAATTGTTCATCTCTACAAGAGAATATTGATGATTATTTTGATAAAGTGACTTCTGACCCTATTAAACTGCTAGGTCTTCAGTGGCATCGTTCCACTGATAAGGTTTCTACCAAGGAAATCATTTTAGATATTTCAGCAAACACTAAGAGACTTATTTTGAAGTCTATTGCTAGTCATTTTGATGTATACAATTTTAATGCTCCCCTTCTGAACAGAGCAAAGCTATTTTTGCACGATTTGCAAGTTCAAAGAAATTTGGGATGGGATGATACCTTGACAGACTCTCAAGTGAGGGAGTGGCGTTGTATTGCCAGGCAGGCAAACTCTGCTCCACCAGTTATGTTGGACAGAAATGTTGGAAATAGGGAGGATTTATATGATCTTGTAGGATTTGCCGACAGTAGTAAGGTCATGTTTGGTTGCGTCATTTACCTTCTTAACTTGAATACAAATGTTGTTTCTTTCGTAATGTCAAAATCGAAGATTGTCAACAAACAATTGGAGTCAAAATCCATTCCGTCTCTTGAGCTTCAAGCATTGTCTTTGGGTACAGAGTGCTTAATTGATTTATATCAAGATATTGCTGGAGATCGGTGCATTGAAGCTATAAAGATTAATAAATTGCGAATGTACTCTGACAGTCTGGTTACGGTTAGCTGGGTCAACTCGTATGTACATAAGTTGGATAAAATGCAGAAACGCTCAGTGTTTGTTCTTAATAGACTAGAACATATTGCTAACTTGTGTGAGGCACATCAGGTGGAGTTTTCTTTTGTTTCGGGTGGACAGAACCCAGCAGACTGTGTAACTAGACCTGTTTCTCATAATCAGTTAACCAAGACTAATTTTATCACGGGACCAGATTTTTTGACTGATTCATTAGATAACACTATTAGTAGAGATATTCTTACAGTACTGGTTCCAGACCCAGATTATTCTGAAAGGGTAGAAAAGTTTGCAGGATATGTTGAAATTCAAGGCACTGATCATTCTCAATTAATTCCTCCTGAAAAAGTATCTAGTTTTGGTAAACTGGTTAATATTAATGTTTTAGTGTTAAAGTTTGTGAATTGTCTGAAAACCTCCTTAGTTCGCAAACATCCAGACAAGTATTCTCATTTGTTTCTTTACTCTGCTGATTTTAACTATTACAGGGAGGCATATCATAGAGTAATTCTGTTGGACCAGAGAAGTCAGTTTCCTGAGATTTTTGAGTACTTTAATTCTGCTTCAAAGAAATTAAGTGACATTCCACCTTTGGTTTCTCAGTTGAATGTATATCAAGATAACAAAGGGTTGCTGAGAGTAAAAAGTAAGTGTGACAGAatcaagaaaattagaaaatacagGGAGTATGGTTTTCCCCTGCTGATGTCAAAGTGTAGCCCATTAGTTCCTTTGTTAATTAGGCACACACATCTTAGCTTACATCATGCAGGGTGTTATTCTGTTATACAAGAAATTAGGAAAACTGTTTGGATTCCccatatattttctttagtaaaGAAGTATATAAGGGCCTGTATTGGATGCAAAAGGTTCAGGGAAAGACCTATTAAATTAAACCAAAGTTCTTATCGTGAGGTTAGAATTGATCCACCAAATGTCCCATtccgtaatatttacattgatcataTGGGACCCTTTTATGTTAAGGTGAACAATTCCAAAGAAAAGTTATGGATCCTTGTAATTAGTTGCATGTGGTCAAGAGCGGTAAATCTAAAGCTGTGTGATAGTCTCTCGGTTGAGGATTTGCTAAGAGCCTTGCAGCTCCACATTTATCAATTTGGAATGCCTGAGTATATAGTCTCTGATTTGGGAACTCAAATGACTGCTGGATCCAATATTATAGAGACTTTTCTTTCTGATTTTGAAACTAAAGATTTTCTGAGAAGGCATAATATGAATGAGATCAAATTTGACCACTATTATAAGGGTAATAGTGAACTTGGGGGATTAGTTGAAATCTGTGTTAAGCTGTCTAAAAGACTGATACAAGGAGCTGTTGGTAAAAACATTTTACCATACAAGGATTTTGAGTTTATTGTATCCAAAACAGTACACCTTATTAATCGCAGGCCTATAGCCTTTAAAGACTCATTGAGGGAATATTCTCTGGAGGAATTGCCTGAAGTCATAACTCCGGAGAAGTTGTTATATGGCCGTGATCTTGTAACATTGAATATCATTCCACAGTTGCAAGGTACTACTTCAGATCCGGATTGGTCAGTTGATCCAGTGGATTTGATAAGGAACTCCTATGAAAAACTTGTTAGAGTACAATCTAAGCTGATAGACatctataataatgaatttttaaacCATCTTGTATATCAAGCAACAAGTAAAAAGGATAGGTATAAACCTGTACCACATAAGCAGTTAAAGGTAGGAGATCTAGTTCTTGTTAAGGAAAATATGACcaaagccattgattaccccataggaattgttaaagaactgaccaagaatatttacgatgaagttactggggctaaattaatgctaggtaaaagtcgaagatttgttaagcgtcatgtgacaagcctgattcccttaatgtcaagtgaccattgacagcatggctaaatcttaagaaaattctttcactgtttcacaggaagacatttaatctgtatattatattagttaagtttattttgttttaaatttattttccattgacttttcagatgaaaattcaatccctcccctcggagtgtataaaatatatatttaaatatatattcctataatattttgttaaaagtttatggatattttgggtgactgagaaattttctttatgatcggtaattaccttacttggagaaacattccttggaatgggtaattatctccgtagtttactttagaatttctttgtatttgttactttcaatttgtttattctaatttaattcaggtttgttcaattaatgtttgaggctttatttttcctatatcactgtaaataaaattgtgctaattaaccgacctcagccttcattgtgcaaaccaaagtaaataggagttaaagataactactaactacctaattttctgaatattccgagccaaacaactctacgaagtaacttcGAAGTCCCTGTTGGAAGGGAAaagcagtccaacaccaaccgtcaagaagtgattactctccttcacctcaacttaccttgggacattttaccggttctatttgtcgtcgtagtgctggactttttctaaattactctacaacgatgggactcattgtgtttagtgctacgaaaaccgagtgtaaaactatgaagaactaaattaactctacaccccgtctgatgaatgtggaggcgaccaacagcaaaggctatggaatcatcatacccatgctctttttcatcctatgaagtcattagaaggtgggtcattgtattgattggcacaatagtagtggcatttctttggtgacttttatcatcctcaagtcaaaaaataaataaagccttgaactcagtaattgaaaatcgctcttgaaactaggtttgtttataggctactctaattaaaattatcaattgtcgaccttaaattgcttgttaattgaaattcggccttttaacgtatattcttaagtgatgccctcatcgcatatatttcatttgttaattaggtcaaaatattgaaattgttgacttttgatttgcaattttaaaatttaatattgaaTTGATATTAGctttggaggtgaatttaactttttgatttacctttatatattgtaaacaattttagtgtagtcaaaaattatattgatatttccatttaaacaattctatacaaattctggttttcaatttgaattgggtggttaaagatttacctatcttttaggtctggctcaaggtggagtggaaagcttgggacaggagtacatctgccaatgcttctaggtttgctttaccagaagcaatcgctactccaagtgaactagcatcaactgacaaccaactatatataataaatttgtcaagattatttaaaatctacagatgttagtttctgtattacaaataaatattttggtataacacggtcgtttgtcctaagtcattttttctgctcaaataataataataatattaataataataataataataataataataataataataataataattttaataataataataat harbors:
- the LOC137636465 gene encoding uncharacterized protein codes for the protein MKSLVYQLMYMDNGAYITDEEADLKWAYSVLPDIFIPYRFNLQQFATNCSSLQENIDDYFDKVTSDPIKLLGLQWHRSTDKVSTKEIILDISANTKRLILKSIASHFDVYNFNAPLLNRAKLFLHDLQVQRNLGWDDTLTDSQVREWRCIARQANSAPPVMLDRNVGNREDLYDLVGFADSSKVMFGCVIYLLNLNTNVVSFVMSKSKIVNKQLESKSIPSLELQALSLGTECLIDLYQDIAGDRCIEAIKINKLRMYSDSLVTVSWVNSYVHKLDKMQKRSVFVLNRLEHIANLCEAHQVEFSFVSGGQNPADCVTRPVSHNQLTKTNFITGPDFLTDSLDNTISRDILTVLVPDPDYSERVEKFAGYVEIQGTDHSQLIPPEKVSSFGKLVNINVLVLKFVNCLKTSLVRKHPDKYSHLFLYSADFNYYREAYHRVILLDQRSQFPEIFEYFNSASKKLSDIPPLVSQLNVYQDNKGLLRVKSKCDRIKKIRKYREYGFPLLMSKCSPLVPLLIRHTHLSLHHAGCYSVIQEIRKTVWIPHIFSLVKKYIRACIGCKRFRERPIKLNQSSYREVRIDPPNVPFRNIYIDHMGPFYVKVNNSKEKLWILVISCMWSRAVNLKLCDSLSVEDLLRALQLHIYQFGMPEYIVSDLGTQMTAGSNIIETFLSDFETKDFLRRHNMNEIKFDHYYKGNSELGGLVEICVKLSKRLIQGAVGKNILPYKDFEFIVSKTVHLINRRPIAFKDSLREYSLEELPEVITPEKLLYGRDLVTLNIIPQLQGTTSDPDWSVDPVDLIRNSYEKLVRVQSKLIDIYNNEFLNHLVYQATSKKDRYKPVPHKQLK